The following proteins come from a genomic window of Miscanthus floridulus cultivar M001 chromosome 2, ASM1932011v1, whole genome shotgun sequence:
- the LOC136536165 gene encoding uncharacterized protein, producing the protein MAPGFSVPDAEDLPARRSDASDVAGNVWDLATLPTPPAGGGREIYIYRNTFNLVPRSIGGGAGALRSLKFFGNDVEVLPADAGGELDGLESLQVKVSAPRVSGAPLRRMQALKELELSMVPPRPSSCSILAEVAGLKCLTKLTICHFSIRYLPPEIGSLRKLQELDLSFNKLKNLPNCIIELSALKFLKVTNNKLVDVPSGISSLRCLESIDLSNNRLTSLGSVKLISMLTLQYLNLQFNRLSHSYVIPSWICCDMRGNVENALKGCKLKYTGVADMSSLAESSTSSRACDTALLCLQPEASPNLKHHAPQKMKKGWRRRDCLQQRARQERLESSRSKLNEKYIDEMAVTMAEDDCPSSLQDMENKLGIRTIDEETSVQDSLKETSSISEDVSSIVDDDLDGLTKDSGMMVQDHYDEEKPGFNMRGYDDDNSCISGEPACFSRGRICSVENELDDTASSAHDVGEIARDNPSVTSKCALKSKRHPDMDSNPKPSKCPRPIDERSKLSYKYSVESFCSIDDHLRVNSVEPYEWAWAEICA; encoded by the exons ATGGCCCCAGGCTTCTCCGTCCCTGACGCAGAAGACCTCCCGGCCCGCAGATCCGACGCCTCCGACGTCGCAGGCAACGTCTGGGACCTCGCGACCCTCCCCACGCCccccgccggcggcggccgcgagATATACATCTACCGCAACACGTTCAACCTCGTCCCGCGCTCCATCGGTGGCGGAGCCGGCGCCCTCAGGTCGCTCAAGTTCTTCGGCAACGATGTGGAGGTGCTGCCCGCGGATGCCGGGGGCGAGCTGGACGGGCTCGAGAGCCTCCAGGTCAAGGTGTCCGCGCCCAGGGTCTCAGGGGCGCCGCTCCGTCGGATGCAGGCTCTCAAGGAGCTCGAGCTCTCAATGGTGCCGCCCAGGCCGTCCTCGTGCTCCATACTGGCGGAGGTTGCCGGGCTCAAGTGCCTCACGAAGCTCACCATTTGCCACTTCTCAATAAG GTACCTCCCTCCTGAGATTGGTTCCCTCAGGAAGCTCCAAGAGCTTGACCTCTCTTTCAACAAACTGAAGAACTTGCCTAACTGTATAATTGAGTTGAGTGCGCTGAAGTTCCTCAAAGTGACCAATAATAAGTTGGTGGATGTACCCTCAGGAATCTCCTCATTGAGATGTCTTGAAAGCATTGACTTATCAAACAACAGATTGACTTCTCTTGGTTCGGTTAAACTTATTTCTATGCTTACGCTGCAGTATTTAAACCTTCAG TTTAATAGGCTCTCCCATTCCTATGTAATTCCTTCATGGATATGCTGTGATATGAGGGGAAACGTTGAAAATGCTTTGAAGGGTTGCAAGCTGAAGTACACAGGTGTAGCAGACATGAGTAGTTTAGCAGAATCTAGTACTTCAAGTCGTGCTTGCGACACTGCCCTTTTATGCTTACAACCAGAAGCTTCCCCAAATTTGAAACACCATGCCCCACAGAAAATGAAGAAGGGCTGGAGGAGACGGGATTGCCTGCAACAACGAGCTCGCCAGGAGCGTTTGGAGTCGAGCAGGAGCAAGCTCAATGAAAAATACATAGATGAAATGGCTGTGACCATGGCTGAAGATGATTGCCCTTCTAGTTTGCAAGATATGGAAAACAAGCTAGGCATCAGAACAATTGACGAAGAAACCTCAGTACAGGACTCGTTGAAAGAAACGAGTTCTATATCTGAAGATGTATCTTCAATAGTCGATGATGATTTGGATGGGCTTACAAAGGATAGTGGCATGATGGTACAGGATCACTATGATGAGGAGAAACCTGGATTCAATATGAGAGGTTACGATGATGACAATTCTTGTATCAGTGGGGAGCCTGCTTGTTTCAGCAGAGGCAGGATCTGCAGCGTTGAAAATGAACTAGATGATACTGCTTCATCTGCCCATGATGTTGGTGAGATTGCTCGTGACAATCCTTCAGTGACATCCAAGTGTGCTTTAAAATCTAAAAGGCACCCTGATATGGACAGCAATCCTAAACCAAGCAAATGCCCTCGACCAATTGATGAACGCTCGAAACTTTCATATAAATACAGTGTGGAATCATTTTGCAGCATAGATGACCATCTACGTGTTAACAGCGTGGAGCCCTACGAGTGGGCTTGGGCTGAGA